TACCGTGAGAAAAGGAATTACATGTTAGAGGCTGCTGACACATATTTCTCGAACATACCAGGCGTTCGTTGGGTTCATCCTAATGGAGGACTGTATGTTTGGATGACATTGCCAAACAATATCGAAACAGGCTTTGCTAGCCCCTTGTTTCAAAAAGCAATTCACGAGGATAAAGTTATGTATGTGCCGGGAGAATTGTGTTACGCAACCGATCAAAAACTGGACTTTGATAAGCAGCCTCCCATTCAAAAAAATCATATGCGTCTTACATTTGGTGTACAAAACCACGAAGGAATTCAAGAAGGAATGAAGAGACTGGCAAAGGCGGTTAAATCTTTCATTTAATAAAGGTTAGATCGATATGTGTCAGACCCAACATATAGAATGCTTCGTATTTGAAGAATCGATTAAAGAGAGTTTGGCGATTGTGACGATAGGGCAGGTAGGGTTTGGTGGTACGATTTTCCAATAAAGAAAGGCTGATTTCTGGTCGCCGATCTAAGTTTTAAATCGCCAAACAATAACGACTGTCTTCCCTCTCATAGTAAGAATCGTAATGGGCATTTGTGATTCGTGCCATTCAGGATGTTGCCGATCATTCGCAGTTCCTATTTCTGGTGCAGACATTCATCGATTTACTCATCATCAGAATAAGTCTTTCTGGGACTTTGCCTGTAGGTGGGAAGATTCAGAGGGACTAATTTCTAGAAATCTTGCGCCACATTTCTTCTTTGCAGACGATCCTACAATTCCTTTCGTGGTCTGTTTAAAGCATGTTCCCAGTCACTCATTCCCAGGAACTACAAAGTGCCGTTTTCTAATGGAGTGTCTTCCAGATGAAGAATACCCCAAAGGGCTGGGACGTTGTAGTATTTATGGCGATCGTCCGCATACTTGTCGCAGTTTTCCTGCAAAACTAAACGATTCGAATGAGCTGGCAATTCTTTACGAGATTCCAAGTAATGGACGCGATGGTGAACCAGCTTACGACTTATGTCCGCGACAGTGGAGTGCTTCAGATTTAGAACCGAATGATACAATTCAGAGTTTAGTAATCGCTCAATATGAAATGACTTTCTTTAAAAAAATTGCAGCGATTTGGAATCAAGATCCGGGGGAATGGAATAATTTCCCAGAGTTTATTGACATCATCTATTCAAATCGAATTTCTTCAGAATCAAAAAATCACTCTGAGCCGATTCCACATGAAATCGAAGAAAAAGAACCACATACGGATCAGGACTCTGGAAAATTTCGCAAAGCGGCTTAATCAAGGGGCCAATAGAGAAATTCAATTCTATTCTTGTAGTTATGAATTACAGCATTGTGCTAAAAAAGCTTGATTTAGACGTATTGTTTCTTATCGATTCCTATTGAGTTTTCTGATTCAAAGTTTGATAGGTAGGGTATGAAAATTCTATTTCAGACTTGGTGACAATCTATTGCAATGTAAAGTACAATAGATAAATTGCCACATTCCTGATAATACTTGCTTACAAGAGTATTAAATTTCTAAATAAGTCTTTCAGACTTGAAATCCCAGAAATCCATTTTCTTACGATACGCTTTATCATACCGCTACTCCGAGGGCTTTCTGAGATTCAGGCATATGAGTCTGGGATTTCTAGCTCACTCTTTAGATTATATGGTCTAATAAATCAATTCCTGAATTATGTGCATGCTATGCTTTCATTGCCACTAAGTGGCCGATGCTTGATGATGAAAAAATCTGCAGTACTTCAAGTATTAAAACGTAGAAAATAATTTCCAATCAGCTTGACCTGTATGTGCCGAATCTTAAAACACTGCCCTGTCACAAACATTAAATGTTTCCTTCAGGGGTAAAAAGTGAAAACAAAAACAACAGATTCGCTTCAGGACATTCTCAAAAACCGAACAAAAAAATTCGGTACTTTTTCTAGAGTTGCTGAAAAGTCGTCTGATCTTTCTTTGACATGCCAGTCACAACCGATGATTGATGAACGGTTAATGTCTGCACGTGCAACCATCAATACCTCACGAGAGGATCGTGAAGGTGATATTATCGTACCAAAGGGAGTACACCTCGAAAATTTCAGTAAAAATCCAGTTGTGCTTTGGGAACATGGTTTGGGAGAGATAACTCGTCCCATTGCCAAATGCCAGCATCCTGATGGAAAAATAGCTTTGACAGTTGAAGAGGATCAGATTACAGCAACGTCCTACTTTACTGATAAAAGCTTAGAGTCTTTACAGATTTTTCATCTCATTGCTGAAGGGCTAGTTAGGGCAACATCAGTTCGCGCTGTTCCAATTAAATCATTCACCAGAAAAACATCGAATGATGGAATCGGAATTGTACTTGAAGAATGGGAATTGATTGAGTGGTCTTGGGGGGCGCTGGGTGTAAATCCTGATGCGATTGCACGAACTCTAAATCAAGGGACAATTGAAGGGAAAAAAATTTCGGACACACTTCTAAAATCTCTCAAAGCTGTCCTTCCTCCGACGAAATCTCTGACAATACCGGGGTGGACACACTCTGATAATGATTCACTTCAAGAAACTCGTGAAGTAGGGATAAAAGAAGATCAACAGATAGATCAAGTTAGTCCTAACAAAAATTCCATTCTTAAGACTAAAGACACAAACGCGGTACCTTTTGATTCAAATGATTTTATTCGTTTAGAAAAGCTATCTCAAGCAAGAAATTTAACTCTTCCTCAGCGCCAAATTTTGACTGACATTTTAAAGCAGTTAAATCCAATTCCGTGCAGTCAATTCTCTCACGATGAAAAAATGCTCGAACAAAATGTTGAAAAACTTACGCATGCCGTAGAGGAACTTCAACAGAAGATATCTGATCTACTACCTGCTTGAATGAAAATCATTACGGGTTATTCTCAGAGCTCTAACTAGAAAATTCCAAAGTCGCTGGACAAATCGTAGGTCTATCGAAATATCAAGTTCTATTTTTAGAAAGAATATTTTATGTCTGAGTTACTAGAAGAGAAAGTAAAGTCTTTGTCATCAAACATCGAAGATTTAGTGAAAAGTGTCGACCAGTTAAACAGCCCTGATATGAGTGGAATTCATCATGATACACAGGGCAGACTTACCAGTTACTGGGAAGCCGAAGATAATCACACACCTCAATTTTTATTAAGTAAATCCCACGTTAAAAACTTCCGAACTTTTCCAACTGGGTATAAGCCTTTTTCTCAATTCAACTCTTTTGGAGAATTTATTCGTTGTGGTTTTAAGGACCGAAGTGAAGTGATTGCGAAGACAAAAAAATCTTGGGGCATGTGTAAGGCGATTCAAGGTATGTCAGAAATTGTAGGCGCTGATGGAGGTATCTCTGTTTTACCAGAATTTCATCAGGAGATATTGACTCGCATCTATCAGAATGACATTTTCAGCCGGACAGACCATTATCAAGTGGCTGGGAATAATATGACATTCCCGACTGATTCTGAAACCAGTCGTGCCAATGGATCACGCGCTGGCGGTTTACGTGCTTATTGGGTTGGAGAAGGTGATCCACTAACAGGAAATTCACCGAAACTAGGCGAAGCGACACTAAAACTACATAAATTAGCAGTGTTAGTTTATTTGACTGAAGAATTAATAAATGACAATGGAATGGCACTCGAATCCTATGTCAATAAAAAAGTGACTGAAGAAATAGAGTTTACTTTGGGTGAGTCGATCTTTAATGGAAACGGAGTGGGGAAACCTTTAGGGGTTATGCAGTCAGCGGCACGTGTAACAGTTCCAAAAGAAGCAGGCCAAGCAGCCAATACGATTGTAGCTGAAAATGTCCTGAATATGTGGAGTAGACTAAAAGCTTCTTCGAGACTAAATGCAGCCTGGTTTATTAACCAGGACACAGAACCGCAACTTCATCAAATGAGTTTGGGAGTATCTACAGCTGGTGGGCAATTAGTTTATATGCCACCAACAGGTTTGTCAGGTGCTCCCTATGCAACTTTGATGGGGCGTCCAGTGATTCCAACGGAATTTAACGAAACATTAGGGACAGAAGGTGATATTCTACTAGCTAGTCTCGATGATTATATCACTATCAGTAAGGGGGGAATCGAACAGGCAGAGTCAATGCATGTAGAGTTTCTTACTGATCAGTTAGCTTTACGTTTCATCATGCGTATTGATGGAAAACCTTGGGAAACTCAACCAATAACACCTTATAAAGGCACTGCCACTCAGTCTAGTTTTGTCACTCTGGCTACCCGTGCATAGTGACCAATAGCGGAGAGCAGCTATTCGCGCTTTATTTTTTCTTCCCAGAAGTTTAACTCAAAAATGAGAAGGAGATTATCCTATGTTCAATAAAGAATTCCTCGAAAGTCACGATATCATACCTGCTTTGATGCCCGCTGATTTATCAGCGGCAGCAAATACAGGGGATCGAGTAAATTTACAGAACTATGATCGATGTGTTTTTGTTTTATTGGCTTCGATTGGAACTGCAGGTGATGATCCCGTGATTTCCGCACAACAGCACGATGCCGCATCTTCTGGTAATTCGAAGGCGCTCAATTTTACGCGCATACGGCATAAAGTTGGGGCAACGGGAATCGATGCAGTTGGGCAATTTACTTTAGTAGAACAATCGGAATCGGATAGTTATGACACTACTACCGTCGATGGCGCAGAAAATGAAGCCATGATTGTCATTGAAGTTCTCGCTGAAGACTTAGATTCAGAAAACGGTTACACGTTTGTTTCATTCAATGTTGCTGATGTTGGCCTGAACTCACAGTTGGGAGCAGGATTTTACATTTTACAAGGAGCAGGTTATGTAAATGAAATCAAACAGTCGGCCCTCACGTAGAACAGTTGTATTTTCTGTTCCCCATTTTTTTATCAGGAATCAATATGATGAATCAGAGAATAAAACAATCAGGAAAAACAGCACAAATTAATTCGATGGCAGAACAGATATTCCTCCGAATGTGTACCACAGCACAGCATGGTTTTGATGCATCGCACTACGTAAGAAGATCTTACGAACTTGCAAAAGCCTTCTATCAAAATATTGATAAAGTAAAAACATCATCAGATAGCGGTGAAAAAAAATAAACAAAAAATAATCCAGACCAAGCTTTGATTATTAAGAATTGGTTCACATCGTAAGCGATAGTTAGAACTCGTATGGAGAAACTGATTGAAGATGGCACTCACTTCTAGGGCGAACATCAAAACAATGATTGGCGTCGATGATACTTCACTCGATAACGTGATCGATTTGTTGATACCTCAGGCTGATGCCATTATCAAAGGATATCTTCAGCGAGATGTTGAACAGGAGACTTATACTGAATTTTATAATGGGACAGGTAATCAGGCTCTTATCTTAAACCAAGCACCCGTCCAAGAGATCATTTCGGTTCACGAAGATCGAGATGGTTATTATGGGGATGGCATGGATGCTTTCCCCGCGTCTACAGCTTTGACCCAGGGGACCGACTTTGTGTTAAAAAAGGACGAAATCAGTGTGACCGCAATAAGTAAGAGTGGCATTCTCTATCGTATTGGTAAGACCTGGTTTCGGCCTCGTTATCGACAACACGGACAGCTTTCCAATGCTCCCGGAATAGGAATCGGTAATATTAAAGTCTCATACATAGCGGGTTGGTCTGTTGTACCTACAGATATTCAGTTTGCGGCAAACAAACTTGTTATCTCCATGCTTGAGTCCCGTAGTAAAGCAGGACGATTACAGTCAGAGAACATTGAGGACTACTCATACAGACTTGCAAATGGAGAAGATGAAGTACAAGCATTAGATTCAGTCAAAACATCACTGGCTCGATATAAGAGGATTGTGATCTGATGGTGACAGCAAAAGAGTTAGAAAATCTGTATTTGAAAATGCCGGGAACAGAGCCAGTGACACTCACCACCAAACGAGGTGTGAATAACGATGTTTTACAGACTCAATCGATTTCACATGCCTGGCAAAGAGATATCACGCGGGACGATGTTGCGAAAGGGCTTGTTTTAACTGCTCCGGAAGGGATCGTATGGAACATCCCCGATGTGTTGTTGGCGGGAAAAGAGATTGAGACAGGTGACACGATCACGGACTCAGATAGTGTGGTCTGGATCGTGATGTCCATTACGCGCGTCAGATTGCGAACTCATTGGCGCTGTATTTGTCGGAGAGAAAAATAATGCCTGCGATTCTTGAGAATATTCTGACGACAGTACAAGCCGAGATTCGGGCTCTCAATCTGACAGATATACCGGATAGTCACATATATTTACAGAAGGTACCGACTACCAGGGATTTTACAAGTAATGACTTTCCGGCAATTTTAATTACTCCGATGGGGGTGCCAAAAATAAACCCACAAGAAGGTACGAATTTACGAGATCAAATCGAATACCCGATCGGGGTTTTTATGGTGGATAACGATAATCAGAATCAATCAATTAATCGAGATAAGTACCTGACTTGGTACGAACAGATAATGAATAGGTTCCGCACACCACGGTTAGCAGGTGTAAATTCCATCGTAAATAGTTTTGTTGCTCCGGGTGCTGTGGTCGATCAGGACTGGTTTCAAGTGGGAGAATATCATGCAGGTATGACCCTGTGGTTTATTAGCTGGGAGACGAGATAAATGAATAAAGAAGAAAAACAGGAAATCTCAACATATGAAGTGTCCGTCATTTCGGTGCACACGGCTTATGGTCGGTTGAAGTTCAAGACGGAGGATGAAGAGAAAGGGCTTGAGTTATATGCAGATACCATGGGTTGGAGCCTCGATAAATTGAAGAATTTAAAACCCACGGTCAAAGCAGAGAAAGTTGTTAGGCCATGCCTAAAGAAATCAGAATCGAAGAACTCTCCGACTTCCTCAACGACACAGTCAAAGTCACAAAACACCCCGAATCCCAAAAAGTCATGACCGGGATTTTGGATATGACCAAGGAACAGGTCAGGATCGGATTTGAATCAGGGAGAGCCCCCGATGGTTCAAAATGGCCTGCGTTAAAACATCCGCGTCCACCGGGGCATAATCAGAACAATAAGCCATTGATCGATACGGGGAATCTGATGGATAGTGTGACAGTCGACCACGAGGAACACGTTGAAGGAGTCACCGACGAAGCATTAACACTGGGGACTTATGTGGAATATGCGAGAGTCCATCAGCAAGGTTCAGGGAATATTCCTCAGCGTCAATTCTTGGGATTCAATAAAAAAGTAATGGATCATGCCACCGAAGCAGTGGCTGATGATGTAATCAACCAAATCGATAACATATGAGGTTTCTATTATGACGACTCCAACTATCGGAACTCTGGGCTTAATGGCATTCGATACTGCCCTGCCCTTCGACGGGAGTTCTATAGCACTTGAGATCATTCTTCCAGAATCGTTAAAAGAGACTGCCGAAATCATCCAGACTAGTGGATTGACTGGTACGGTGGAGCAGAACAAGGAACGCACACGTGAAGGTCTCAAACGAATCAACGGTTCGGTTAAGTTAGCCTGCTCTCGACTCATGTTGGATACCTTGCTCCCTTACATCTGTGGTACGGCTGAGGCTGCGAACGTATTCGCCCTGGCTGATACGATACCTGAGTTTTATCTTATGATCGATCGAGGGGCGAAAGTCTTCACCTATTCAGGGTGTCGTATTGCGAAAGCGACATTCTCAGGTACAAAAGGTGATTTTCTCTTTCTGGACCTCGAGATCGAAGCGGAAACGGAAACAGTTGGAAATGCTGGGACTTATCCCACATTGACGGTACCTACCGAGAAACCGTATCTGTTTGCCGATGGAGTTTTGACTCTTCAAGGCAGTACTCGTGTGTTTGAGAACTTCAGTTTGACGATTGAGAATCAACTCAACACGGAATTGTTCGGTAATAATCTCACGCGATACGACATCCCCCTGGTCAATCGAGTGATCACGCTAGCCACTGATCATCCATGGGATACAGACAACACAGACCTCATCAAGCAAGATCTCGACGGAGCAGCTGGCACGCTGGTCTTTACCAATTCTACGGTAGTGACAGATGTGTTGACTTTTGCAATGGCGGCCATTCAGTATGCAAATGTGTCACCAACACTACCAGGTAAAGATGTAGTGAACTTACCGCTCGAGGGAATGGTAAAAAGTTCTGGTACTACAAAACCGTTGATCATAACTAATGCTCACGCGATTTAAAAATGATCCGTTTCGGTCTCAGCTCCACCCTTTTGTGGTGGAGCTTTTTACATGCTATGATTCGGCTTGACCGTTTGTACGCATGGAACAGAATTTTGAGCTGTTCGTTTTATCAATCTCGATTTTCATTAAGGAATCACGATGGTGGCACAGGCTTATATTAAAGACGGGTATACAGAAAGAGCCTTTATCAAAGGCATCCCTGGAATGTACGAGGACGTACATTTTGAGTATCGAACGCTGCTTGCAGATCAGATTCGAGGAGTGTTGCATAATTGGGATTCAATTTCTGCTGAGGAAAAGAATCACCGTATCAACTCGGTCATTCTCAAACAGGTACTTAGCTGGGATCTTCAGCATGATAAAAAAATGCTACCTAAGGATCTGGAGACACTCAATCGGTTAAAAATTAATCTGATCGATCGCATGTTCAATATCATCGTTCAGTTGGCCGTGAGCGATGTTGAAGTATCTTCAGAACAACTAGATTTAGACACGTTACTCGACAACCCTGTCAGACCTGAAGTGAAGCAGGAAGAAGAGGCAAAAAACTAATTGAAGGGGTGGAGCTGATTTTGTTTCACCCCACTGTTGCCTATCGGAATTGTGAGCACTGTCTCAAATACATATACGATGAAAAAACGGGAAAACCCCGAGAACGTCATGGAGAATATTTTGAACGATTGCCAACGGTGCCGGCTCCCTGTCGGAGAGGTGGGTGCCCGAAAGGGACTCCTGAGAATCCGAAAGTGCTCAGTCCGAAAAATATGCAGGCCTATCAGCATTGGAAAGAATGTAAAGCGGTCGGTCAATTCCCTGATGATGAGATCGTGAAAAGGAACGCGGCGATGATTCAGGAAATCCATGATCAATCGAAAGAGTTAAAGCAGATCCAAATGCTGGGTCTCATGATGACGGGAAAGATGATATGAGATTGACTTATATGTGTTGTATGAGCCAGGTAATCAGTCTTCCGACCAGAAAACAGCCAGAGATCAAGAGCAAGCAAACGATGCCATACACGATGATTTCGGTCGTTGTGTGCTTACGGTTGGCTTTGAGGATTTGTTCGGTTTGTTTGATGCGTTCGACCTTGTCGGCTGCTTCTTGGTGAGTGGGAGCGATGGGACGGATCATTTGAATGCGAGCAAAGTGAAGAAGTAGAGAATGAGAGTGCCAATGGCACTACCTAAGATCATCCAATAAATACCACGTGCGTAATATTCAATATTTTCTTGTTTTTTATTTAAGTCGTAAAGGAGCTGTCCTTCGGGTGA
The Gimesia aquarii DNA segment above includes these coding regions:
- a CDS encoding YkgJ family cysteine cluster protein — translated: MGICDSCHSGCCRSFAVPISGADIHRFTHHQNKSFWDFACRWEDSEGLISRNLAPHFFFADDPTIPFVVCLKHVPSHSFPGTTKCRFLMECLPDEEYPKGLGRCSIYGDRPHTCRSFPAKLNDSNELAILYEIPSNGRDGEPAYDLCPRQWSASDLEPNDTIQSLVIAQYEMTFFKKIAAIWNQDPGEWNNFPEFIDIIYSNRISSESKNHSEPIPHEIEEKEPHTDQDSGKFRKAA
- a CDS encoding phage head-tail connector protein, whose product is MALTSRANIKTMIGVDDTSLDNVIDLLIPQADAIIKGYLQRDVEQETYTEFYNGTGNQALILNQAPVQEIISVHEDRDGYYGDGMDAFPASTALTQGTDFVLKKDEISVTAISKSGILYRIGKTWFRPRYRQHGQLSNAPGIGIGNIKVSYIAGWSVVPTDIQFAANKLVISMLESRSKAGRLQSENIEDYSYRLANGEDEVQALDSVKTSLARYKRIVI
- a CDS encoding phage major capsid protein; amino-acid sequence: MSELLEEKVKSLSSNIEDLVKSVDQLNSPDMSGIHHDTQGRLTSYWEAEDNHTPQFLLSKSHVKNFRTFPTGYKPFSQFNSFGEFIRCGFKDRSEVIAKTKKSWGMCKAIQGMSEIVGADGGISVLPEFHQEILTRIYQNDIFSRTDHYQVAGNNMTFPTDSETSRANGSRAGGLRAYWVGEGDPLTGNSPKLGEATLKLHKLAVLVYLTEELINDNGMALESYVNKKVTEEIEFTLGESIFNGNGVGKPLGVMQSAARVTVPKEAGQAANTIVAENVLNMWSRLKASSRLNAAWFINQDTEPQLHQMSLGVSTAGGQLVYMPPTGLSGAPYATLMGRPVIPTEFNETLGTEGDILLASLDDYITISKGGIEQAESMHVEFLTDQLALRFIMRIDGKPWETQPITPYKGTATQSSFVTLATRA
- a CDS encoding phage virion morphogenesis protein, encoding MPKEIRIEELSDFLNDTVKVTKHPESQKVMTGILDMTKEQVRIGFESGRAPDGSKWPALKHPRPPGHNQNNKPLIDTGNLMDSVTVDHEEHVEGVTDEALTLGTYVEYARVHQQGSGNIPQRQFLGFNKKVMDHATEAVADDVINQIDNI
- a CDS encoding phage tail tube protein, whose translation is MTTPTIGTLGLMAFDTALPFDGSSIALEIILPESLKETAEIIQTSGLTGTVEQNKERTREGLKRINGSVKLACSRLMLDTLLPYICGTAEAANVFALADTIPEFYLMIDRGAKVFTYSGCRIAKATFSGTKGDFLFLDLEIEAETETVGNAGTYPTLTVPTEKPYLFADGVLTLQGSTRVFENFSLTIENQLNTELFGNNLTRYDIPLVNRVITLATDHPWDTDNTDLIKQDLDGAAGTLVFTNSTVVTDVLTFAMAAIQYANVSPTLPGKDVVNLPLEGMVKSSGTTKPLIITNAHAI